A genomic region of Exiguobacterium sp. Helios contains the following coding sequences:
- a CDS encoding dihydroorotase produces MAIRIDHATWYKNGERHESSIRIEEGVLTELDATPRETDQVIDATGYTVAPGFVDIHVHLREPGGEHKETIATGTAAAAAGGFTTICPMPNTRPVPDDRETLDALFKKIEETASVRVFPYAAISKNQLGQELVAFEQLTDAFAFTDDGVGVQTAAVMREAMIRAAAVNKSIIAHCEDDSLKAGCVHEGAYSAREGLQGIPSLAESVHIARDVLIAEATGCHYHVCHVSTKESVRVIRDAKRAGIRVTAEVTPHHLVLTEDDIVGRDPNFKMNPPLRSEADRQALLEGLLDGTIDCIATDHAPHATEEKALGIERAPFGITGFETAFPLLYTKLVEPGIVTLAQLLDWLSRKPADLFDLPFGRIEVGAPADLVLLDLKTVRTVQPDQFFSKGKNTPFSGERLTGYPVLTLVGGEIVFKGEMTHV; encoded by the coding sequence ATGGCAATCCGAATTGATCATGCGACATGGTATAAAAATGGGGAACGGCACGAGTCGAGCATTCGCATCGAAGAGGGTGTCTTGACGGAGCTCGATGCGACACCACGCGAGACGGATCAGGTGATTGATGCGACAGGTTATACGGTCGCACCAGGATTTGTCGATATTCATGTTCATTTACGCGAACCGGGCGGCGAACATAAGGAGACGATCGCGACGGGAACGGCAGCAGCGGCGGCAGGCGGGTTTACGACGATTTGTCCGATGCCGAACACGCGACCGGTTCCGGATGACCGGGAGACGCTGGATGCGCTCTTTAAAAAGATTGAAGAAACGGCATCTGTCCGTGTTTTCCCTTATGCGGCGATTTCAAAAAATCAGCTAGGGCAGGAACTCGTCGCATTTGAACAACTGACCGATGCCTTTGCTTTCACGGATGACGGAGTCGGTGTCCAAACTGCCGCTGTCATGCGGGAAGCGATGATACGCGCCGCCGCCGTCAATAAAAGTATCATCGCCCATTGTGAAGATGATTCGCTGAAGGCAGGTTGTGTCCATGAAGGAGCGTATAGTGCACGCGAAGGATTACAGGGAATCCCGTCACTGGCCGAAAGCGTTCATATCGCGCGGGATGTCTTGATTGCGGAAGCGACCGGCTGTCATTATCACGTTTGCCATGTCTCGACAAAGGAATCCGTCCGGGTGATCCGGGATGCAAAACGGGCAGGGATTCGGGTGACGGCGGAAGTCACGCCCCATCATCTGGTGTTAACGGAAGACGATATCGTCGGACGCGATCCAAACTTCAAGATGAATCCACCACTTCGGAGCGAAGCGGATCGCCAAGCATTGCTGGAAGGTTTGCTGGACGGGACGATTGATTGTATCGCAACGGATCATGCACCGCATGCAACAGAGGAAAAAGCACTCGGCATCGAGCGGGCTCCGTTCGGAATTACAGGATTTGAGACAGCATTTCCGTTGTTATATACGAAGCTGGTCGAACCGGGCATCGTCACGCTTGCCCAGTTGCTCGATTGGTTGTCACGTAAACCGGCTGATTTGTTTGACTTGCCATTTGGACGAATCGAAGTCGGAGCACCTGCCGATCTTGTCCTACTCGATCTAAAGACAGTTCGGACGGTTCAACCGGATCAGTTTTTCTCGAAAGGGAAAAACACACCATTTAGTGGAGAACGACTAACGGGCTATCCGGTCTTGACGCTCGTCGGTGGAGAAATTGTATTCAAGGGGGAAATGACACATGTCTAA